The genomic stretch gctcTTGCAGCTGTCAATATAGAtggagcatcccaaatctgaaatctgaaatgctccaaaatatgaaactttttgagtgccaacacaGATGTGACACTCAagggaaatgctcattggagcactCTGGATTTCCAGACTTGGGATGCTCAACCGGCAAGcattaatgcaaatattccagaaCGCAAAACACTtcccaagcattttgaataagggatgctcaacctgtacttcCGAGTTGTCTCACCAactatattcaattttttaaggCTGCCTTGTCCTGTCCCTTTACACAACACATGTATTTAGTTTGGTTactttcagctcactgaaagtGAAGTGAAAAAGAAGATTCACCAGAACTTCACAAGCTTCTCTCAAAAAGCCATTGAAAAAGATTATTCTGAGTCAGGGTCATCTGTTAACCAATATGAAAGGATCTGACCCACAGATAACGTTGTAATAAAGCAgtattaggctgggcatggtggctcacacctgttaagtacagcacctcgggaggccaaggtaggtggatcactttaggtcaggggtttgagaccagcctggccaatgtggtgaaaccccatctctacaaaaatacaaaaaccagccgggtgtggtggtgggtgcctgtaatcccagctactcgggaggctaaggcaggagaatcacttcaacccgggatatggaggttgcagtgagctgagatcccgccattgcactcttgcctgggtgtcgtagcaagactctgtctcaaaaaaacaaacaaacaaacaaacaaaaacaaacatgcaGTATTAATCTTTGTTAACATCTACAAACCTACTAAGTTTTCATATGGATAAGATACCCAAAAATAATAATCTCATTGAAAACAAATTCTGTGAAAATGCTTAAGCAAACAAATTGTTTATCTTAATTCTCCAGTGAGTAGTTGAATAGCTCCATTTACTTAGATACAGAAAAACTGAATTCATTTATAAACAGGAAATCTAAGTGTACTTTAACTCCTAGAGACCACCGAGGGTAACTAAAGTACTCCAAACTATAATCGAGGGGTCACTGAAAATCTGATTGTGAAATATCATGCTCTGTATGTACAAAAGATATATTTCAGGATGCTCAAAATTAAAGAACTGACATTCTAAACAGCAGGCAATCAGTGAATAAAAGTAACTCTTTTGTGTACAATGTCTCCGAAGTCAGTGACataaaaaaaataacacacacccttccttttatattttcagtatattAAAAAGGAACAGTACAAATGCTGTGGTATTAAAAAGGATtcttatttttcaacaaatgaacTTTTATAAACAATTCtgtaatgaaatgaaaacagtatCTTAATACAAGTTTTTgttaaacaagattttaaaattagaaaacgattaaattttttcaaaggttcaaacaaaaaaaacaacctgtACAATCTCCATTACATGTGTCTTTGTACACATTCTGGgcactttgaaaatgttaaagtTTTTAACGTTCGACTGACAGAAGCAGCACTTAAAGGCTTCATGAATCTTTTTTCCAAAAAAGTATGCTTTCAGTAaaacattttaccattttatcTAACTATGCACTGACATTTTTGTTCTTCCTGAAAAGGGGATATATGCTAACactgtatttttaatgtaaaaatatacgTGTAGAGATATTTTAACTTCCTGAGTGACTTATACCTCAAATGTGATTTAATGAacaatttctaaattttagaatgaaacaGTATGTGTAAGAGCTACACATGTATGTTCAACTAGGGTAAAGCTCAAGAGCATGTCACAGAATTTATACCTAAATTATATAAGTTAAGCAATGCCTTTATCCCCAAACTTTACCAATAAGCCTTCTCAAATAGAATGTTAGTAAAGTGAATCACTGAAAAGTTTCATTTTTGAATTAACTAAAATACCAGTAGCCATTTTAGACTGTCAACCTGGATGTTTTCTTGATTCACTAGCAAGAAATTTCTTGCAATACAAAAAgataacaaataattaaaatatctgcTTTATCATACAACTTCACACCCTCCTAAAGTGTCTAAAATGATTAGGAATTGTAGCACTTTCTTTTGCATAAAACCCTTTCCTCTTCATAAAACCCTGAGGTGAAAGGTTATTAATGTAATAAAACCACAATTCATTTTGTATTAAactgtagctttaaaaaaatgtataaagaaatgtGACAACTTGTAAAGCTGCTCTGCTCTGTACagtttttcaacaaaatatttccaTATCAACTTAGTCAAAGGGCCTAAAATGACCCTATAAAAACAATGTCCTTTTAACATGTGTTAGTGTCGAGATGAGCGCCATTTTCCATCTCTACTACTGTCTCTTCTGTTATCATAGTCATGGCTCCAGCCATCATGATTCCTATCTTCATAGAAGAAATCATCTCTCTTTCCTCTGTAATGATGGTCAGACCCATGATCAGTGTAACGCTGTTCCCGGCTATAATGTCTATCTGCTAGGTAGGGATGAGAATTCATTCTGACTTTACGCTGTGATGATGGTGTACCTTGGCGCCACTGGGAGCTTGAAGACTGGTTAAAACTATGACTGTGTGATTGAACTGATGGTGAAAATCCTGACTGATCCAGAGGTGAAGAACCAAATTTTCCACCATATGACATTTGTCTCAAAGCACTGTTCATCTGAGGAATAGGAAAAGTGGAAATGTTAATACTTCTAGATATCAAAGCTAATATGTATTTGGTCAGTTAAcagataatgaaagaaaataaagtcactCTTGCCTAGATGGATCCACAACTAAAGCAGTACAATAGCTTCAATCATTCCAATGTATACctacaagatatatatatatacataaatactacTCTTTGTCCTCAAGAATGCAACTCAGAATAAGTCACACAAAATGACTATAATGCAAAATCGCTGtgtaaaaaacaaagaatcaggAGGTCAGTATCATTAGGAAAGGTTTCATGAAGGTGGCATATGATCTGGGTATTAAAACAATGGatggaatattttaatattttaaggggGAGATATGCCAAGAAAAGGAAATtgcacaaacaaaaataacagggAAACACAGAACAGGTTCATAGAATACCAAGTAATTCTGGCTGAGACAGGTtacagatctcggctcactgcaagctccacctcccagattcaagcgattctcctgcctcagcctcccaagtagctgggactacaggcacatgccaccacgcacggctaatttttgtatttttagtagagacagggtttcaccgtctt from Nomascus leucogenys isolate Asia chromosome 15, Asia_NLE_v1, whole genome shotgun sequence encodes the following:
- the RBM7 gene encoding RNA-binding protein 7 isoform X2 is translated as MDNMTSSAQIIQRSFSSPENFQRQAVMNSALRQMSYGGKFGSSPLDQSGFSPSVQSHSHSFNQSSSSQWRQGTPSSQRKVRMNSHPYLADRHYSREQRYTDHGSDHHYRGKRDDFFYEDRNHDGWSHDYDNRRDSSRDGKWRSSRH